In the genome of Acidobacteriota bacterium, the window GGAAGAATTTGGTGCTAATATTTTTTCCATAATGGGAGGGAATAATAAATGCAAAATTATAGATGCATAATTATTTAAATTGAAAGCATAGAGGGGGAAGATGGAAGGAAGAAGATATAGAAAAGAAAACGTTGAATTTCATAAAAGTATCTCTTCTTTAATTCAAAAAGAAAAACCTCCAAGCGATAGGGAGACCCTCAGAAATCCCAATAAATGAAAAAATTAAGAATATTACTAACGAACAAAGTTATAGTTAAATTCGTTAGTTTAAAAGAAAGGAAGTTTTTAAAGGAGGTAATCAAAGGTGAAAAAAGTTAGTGTTTTTATTTGTTTCTTTCTGATGTTTTTTTATTTTGGCTTCTCAGGCAAAGAAGAATGGAAAGGGAAAATTGAATATGAGAAAGGTGTTAAGGTGATTAAAAACTACGGTAAAGGACTATGGGAAGAAAGTAAAAAAGGCAAGAAAATATTCTTTAAAGAGGAGCTATCAATTGGAGTTTTAGAAGGAGATGAGAACAAGATATTTCATCAACCAATGGATGTGATAGCTGATGAGAGAGGAAATATTTATGTGTTGGATTCAGGAAATAACCGAATTCAAAAATTTGATAAAAATGGAAACTATCTTCTTACAATAGGAAAAAAGGGACAAGGACCTGGAGAAATTCTAAACTCCCAGGATATTGAATTTGATAGTAAGGGAAATATCTTAGTTTTTGATAAAGGAAATAATAGAATCACAAAGTTTGATTCTCAAGGAAAATTAATAGACTCTTTTAACTTGAAATTCCAACCTTCTTTTGGAGTTTTAGATTCAGATGATAATATTTATGTTTACGAGCGATACAATGGAAAATTAATCCACAAATTTAACTCTCAAGGAGAGCATCTCTTTTCCTTTTTAGATGAGATAAAAATTGAACAAAAAAGAATAGAGCCGCATCTTAATTATTTAGGAAGAATAGTAACTACAGAAGATGATAAAATCTTCTTAGTTCTAATCTATCCCTATACAATATATGTACATGATAAAGAAGGGAAATTGTTAGAGAAAATTATAACTGAAGTTCCATATGCTCAGCCACCTTATATAACTCCTCCTACCTCGTTTCAACCCAATGTTGTGATTACAAATTTTGTGATATCAGGAGTGGATATATCTCCTCAGGGTTATATTTTTTGTAGGGTTATTTCCTTTGAGATACCAGATAAACTTGATTCCTTTGAAAAAGTTCAAGAGCTCATGAGATCTCTTTTTAAGGAATATTCTTACATAGACCTCTTTGATCAAAAAGGTCGTTTCCTGACCCATCAAAAAACAGAGGGTTTCTCTTGGGGAAGCTATTTTGATAAAAAAGGATACTATTACGGAATAGAGGAAACAGAAGATTATTTTAGAGCTGTTAAATATTCAGTTCAGTTTAAATAATCGATCTTAGAAGGCATAGAGTCTGTTAAAGGGGGAGATTTTTTTCTCTCCTCCCAAACCTCAAACTTATCTGTAAGAATGTAGCCTAACAGAAATACCCTATAAGTCTTTGTGTTTAGAAGCCCTTTAAAATATATAATCTCAGAATGTAAAGTGTCACAAATGTCTTTAACTTATATAGAGTATTGAAATTGATTTTATTAAGAATTAGAATGGGAAAATGCAGAAAATAAGGATCAGAGGCGGGATACCTCTCAGGGGAATAATAAAAATATCAGGGGCAAAAAATGCTATTCTTCCAGCGATAGCCGCATCCATTCTTACAGAAGAAGAAATTATTTTAGAAAATGTGCCTAATGTGAAAGATGTTTATACAATGCTTGAAATCTTAAATGTTTTGGGAGGCGCCTGGGAAAAGTTAAATGGGAAAATTAAAATCAGAATGAAAGACATAAAAACTCCAAGAGCTCCATATGAACTTGTAAAAACAATGAGAGCTTCGATTTTAGTCATGGGACCCCTCCTTTCGAGGTTTAAAAAAGCTGAAATTTCTCACCCCGGTGGGTGTGCGATAGGATTAAGACCCATTGACCTCCATTTGGAAGGTTTAAAAGCCCTTGGCGCATCCATAAAACAGGAATTTGGATATGATATAGCAGAATCAAAGAGATTGATCGGAACAGAATATGAATTTAAGAAGGTAACAGTCACAGGGACTGAGAATTTAGTTATGGCAGCAACGCTTGCCGAAGGAATGACTCTTCTTTTGAATTGTGCCAAAGAGCCAGAAGTGATTGATCTTATAAAATTATTAAATAAAATGGGAGCTAAAATTGAAGGAGCTGGAACGGAGAGAATATTAATCGAGGGGGTGAAGAAATTAAATGGGACTCGCCATTCAGTAATTTCTGACAGGATAGAAACTGGAACCTATATGGTGGCTTCTGCCATTACAGGTGGTGAATTAAAGCTTGAAAACGTAAACACAGAAATTATGGAAAACATAATTATTCCATTAAAAAATGCTGGAGCTGAGGTGGGAGTTATAAGCAATAATGAAATAATTGTAAAGGGCAACAAACCTATAAATCCTTTAGAAATGGAAACTGCTCCATATCCTGGTTTTCCTACAGATATGCAGGCTCAATTTGTAGCGCTTCTAACCCAGGCAGATGGTATCTCCAAAGTAAAAGAGACAATTTTTTCAAGCAGATTTCATCATGTTAGCGAACTTGTCAGGATGGGTGCAAAGATAGAAGTTGATGGTGATAAAGCAATCATTTATGGAAAAACTCAACTTCAGGGAGCTGAGGTAATGGCTAATGATTTAAGAGCTTCTGCTTCTCTTGTGTTAGCAGGACTTGTTGCTAAAGGAGAGACAATTATAGATAGAGTTTATCATCTTGACAGAGGTTATGAGAAAATGGAAGAAAAGCTAAGAGGAGTTGGAGCTGAGATAGAGAGAATTGAATAAAATAGTAAACTGTAAACCGTGATTAGTGAATAGAAAAAAATTAAAATGGAAGAAAAGCAATGTGTGTTTTGCAGTGTAATAAGAAAAGAAATAAATGCAAAGATTGTTTATGAAGATGATAAAGTTATTGCTTTTGATGACGTAAATCCTCAGGCTCCAGTCCATGTTTTGATTATTCCAAAAGAACATTTTGAGTCAATTAATGAATTTCCCGAAGAGAAGAAAGAAATTTTAGGATATATGGTATTCATTTCAAAAAAGATTGTAGAGATAAAAGGGATCTCAAAAAAAGGATACAGGCTCGTACTTAACACTGGAAGAGAGGCTGGCCAGTCAATTTTTCATATTCATCTCCATGTTCTTGGCGGAAGATACATGAGGTGGCCGCCAGGATAAATCAAATGAACAGTGATTTGAGCAGCAAGGGTGATCCGAAATTAGGGCTACCTCTGAATTTTTTTATAAGAGGTTAACTATCCCCTTCGCTCAGAAAGATAGTAACTTGATTTCTTCTAATACAAAAACTTGCCTGCATTAAAAAGTTCCAGTTGTTCGAGATGAGTAAAATTGGTAAAATGAAAAGGACATAAATATTGGCCAATAACTAAATATGGAGGGAAAAATGAAAATATACTGGTTAGGGCACTCAGCAGTAAAAATTGAGGGAAGTAAAACAGTATTCATAGACCCCTTTTTAACAGGAAATCCGCTTGCTTCAACTTCAATAGATAAAATCGATAAAGCAGATATAGTTATTGTTACCCATGACCATGAGGATCATCTTGGGGATAGTTTTGCCATATGCAAGAAAACAGGCGCCACTTTAGTTTCAGTTCATGAAATTTCTGTAAAAGCATCGAATGAAGGAATTAAATCAGAAGGGATGAACATAGGAGGGACGGTAGAGGTAGATGGAGTAAAGATTCACATGGTTCAGGCTACTCATTCTGCTTACAGTACCCATCCGGTTGGAGTTGTTGTTGAAATGGATGGGAAGAGAATTTATCACGCTGGTGACACAGGGCTTTTCTCTGACATGAAATTAATTGGTGAATTTTACAAGCCAGATTTAACACTTTTACCCATCGATGGGAGATACAACATGGATGTTGTTCAGGCTTCAAAAGCAGCTGAATTTATAAAAGCTAAGAATTTCATACCCATTCATTATGACACATTTCCAATAGTAAAAGCTTCTCCTGAAAAGTTTAAAGAGATGGTTGGAAGGAAGGGAAATGTAATTATTTTAAAGCCAGGAGAATTCTTCACTCTATAGACTAACAAATGGCATATTTAATCGATGGAAATAATTTAATGGAGAGGATTTCTGAATCTAATTACGAAGAATCTGACAGTCGTATTTCATTGGTAAGATTTTTATATAAATTTTATAAAATTAGGAAACAAAGAATAATCGTTGTTTTTGATGGAAGGCCTACCCCTCAATTACTCGAATTCCATCCTGAGGCTGTTGATTTTAAAATTCTTTTCTCCAAACCAGGATCGAATGCAGATGGAAAAATTAAAGAAATAATAGAAAAAATGGATTATTTAAGGAATTTAACTCTTGTAACATCTGATAGAGATTTGAGAGATTTTGGAAAAAGATCTAGAGCAAAGACTATTTCTTCCTATGAATTTTTAAAATTCGTTAAAAGGGTTTTAAGGGAGACCAGAAACAAGGAAGATGATAGGAAAAAAGAGGTAAGATTAACACCCTTAGAAATAGAACAATGGATGAAGGTATTTTCAAAAAAAGAAGAATGAAAATATCAATAATAGGCTGTGGAAGATTAGGGACTTCTTTAACGAAAGCTTTAAAGAAAAAAAAATACAGTCTGGTATATATTTATGATGCAGATAAGAAAAAAGCAATCGAATCCAAAGATATCATCCAGGGAATAAATATTTCTAAAGACATTGCTGGTTTGATCGAGAAAAGTGATTTAATTTTCATCACGGTTCCTGACAAAAAAATTAGAGAGGTTGTAATAGAAATTGTCAGAATCAATAAAAATTTAAAAGATAAATTTTTCTTTCATACCAGTGGAATTTATTCTTCAAAGATTCTTAAGGAATTAAAAGGCTTGGAAGCAAAAACTGGAGTCTTTCATCCTGTTCAGAGCTTTCCGACGAAAGATATGAGAGCTGATGTATTCAAAAACATATTTTTTACCTATGAAGGTGATGCTGAAGGAAAAAAAATCGCAGAGAAAATTTCAAAAGATTTGGGTGGAGAATTGATAGAGATGAAAAAAGTTCGAAGAGAAAAATATCATCTTGCTTGCAGCATAGCTTCAAATCTTTTATTAATCCTTTTCAAATTGGCAGTAAATAAGATAGAAGAATCCGGCCTATCAAAAAAAAGAGCCACAGAAGTTTTAACTCCTCTTGCTATTAGCACTTTAAAGAATATTAATGAAGTAGGGATTGAGAAAGCTCTAACAGGACCCCTGATCAGAGAGGATATTGAAACTCTGAGAATGCATATCGAAAACTTGAATGGTTCTGAAAGAGATATTTATAAAAAATTAATTGAATATTTTATAATGAGTTTTCCAACAGATAATCTTTCAGAAAAGTATCTTAAAGAGTTAGGTTTACTTATCCGTTGAAATATATTACTTCTTCTTCAAGGATATATCCAAATTGTTTTTTAACTTTTTCTTTTAGAATCTTTGCAAGTTCAAGAACATCCTTTGATGTAGCTCTTCCTTTGTTAATGATATAGTTTGCATGATTGTTCCATACTTCTGCATCTCCAACTCTAATTCCTTTTGCACCGACTTTTTCTAATAATTCACCGGCAGGAATTTTTTTCCCATCCGGAGTTATTATATTTTTAAAAAAACTTCCTGCATTTGGATAGCGGGGAGCTGGATTTTTATTTTCTCTATAATTAGCAATTTCTTTTATGTTTTTTCCAATTTCAGATTTATTTCCCCTTTTTAGTCTAAAGGTCGTTTTTAGAACAAAATCGCCTTTTTCTCTTAAACTTGATTTTCTATATTGGAATTGAAAATACTCTTTTGAAACATGGAGAATTTTTCCGTTACGATTTATAACCTGAGCTCTAATGAGATAATCTCCTATAGATCTTCCAAATGCACCGGCATTTCCATGGATAGCACCTCCAATAGTCCCTGGGATTCCCACAAGAAATTCTATTCCCATCAATGAATTTTCCTTTGCGCATTCGATAAATTCATCCAATAGGTTACCCGAGTATATTTCAATTTCCTCATTGTTGACTTTTGTCCCCTTTATCTCATTTTCCACTATTATTCCGAGAAATCCGTTATCATCGAACAATATATTTGTTCCTTTTCCTATTATATATATAGGTATAGAATATCTTTTGGAAATTCCAATTAATTTTATAATATCCTTTTCATCCTGTATTTTTAAGAAGAATTTGCACTTTCCACCAATTTTAAAGCTTGAGTGTTTTTTTAGTGGTTCATCCAAAAGAAGTTCTGCGCTTATTTCTTTTCTGATTTCTTTCTCTATCTTGGTGAAGTTTAATTTTGATAGGTTTTTCATTTTAATATTTTATCAGATTATGAGAGAATTGAAAAGATTTTTTATTTGTTTATATAATAGGGAGAGGTTTTAATGGTTTTTATATCAGAAGTAGATCAGGTAAAAAGAGAGTTGGAAAGAAAAGGAGTACACCTTTCAGAATCAAAAATTTCTGAATATCTTAAAGGAATAGAAAATACTCAACAATATTTTCCCTTTGAGAGACAACAGAGCTTGGTTATTAATCTATTGCTTGAATGGGAAAAAAGAAAAAATGAGAAGATTCTAATAATTACAGATGAGTTTCATAAAGAATCTCCATTTCCGTCCTCTGTAGCAATAGGAATTCTCAGTTCTGATTGGCCTGGTTTATCTGATACTTCAATAGGGATTTTTCATGAAAAAGGCTGGAATATATATTTTGTGAAAGGAATTTCTCTTGTCCATTCCGGAGAGAAACTCGGTCTTGTTTTGATTTCGTTACTTTTCAATGCCAGGGAAGAGAGGGAGAAATTTTTAAAAGAAAAAGAAGAAATTTTATTAGATATTAAGAAAGCTTCTGTTGGAGAAATTTCAAAAACCTTTTTGCTCTCCGAGGAGACAAAAAAAATAAAACTTTACAGCGAGGTTATTGAACAAATTCAGAAAGTTTATAAAGGGAAGAAATTGGAGGGAATAATTGGCTTTGATGGAGAGGCTCCAAAGTTTTTCTCAGCTCGTTCAAGAGAGTACATAGAGGAGAGAAAAATAGAAGATATATCTTACATAATAATCAGAAATTTTGAGATGGTCGAGAAGGTAAGAGAAACCTCCGAACTACAGATAGATATCAAAAATCTGTGGACAAAAAAAGGAGAATTTACTGGAATTTCAATCGTATGGTTTGTCGGGAACCTCTTTATCGAGGATTGTATTAGAGCCATTAATCTTGTTGTCCCAGGTTTCGTAATAAAATATAACAAAGAATTTTCAACAACAGATGGAATAACAGTTTTAAGATTAGAAATCGTTGATTCGGATGGAAATCCTTTAGCTCAGGATATAATTGAGAAAATTAGGGTAAATTTAGTATCGGTAATTTTGGGAAGAAAATATAATAAAGCCGATCTGATTAAGTCCGTTGGTGGGTTTGAGCATTATGCCCGTGCAATAATCCCTTTTCTTATAAAAGAGGCTCATGAGACAAAAAAGACTCAGGTTTTTCTGAGCGTGGTGAATTCATCTGAATTTTATATTGATTTTAAAATTTTGATGGCCATATACTGCCCGGTCAAATCAGATGTAATCGAATATAGGTGTGTTAGATCGTTAGACTCGATAGAGGGTTTTGATGTATCTTCTGCGAATCCTCCGAGGTTCTACGGAGATGTTGAACTTGATATTTTCGATTTAAGAGCAAATCTCCTTGAATTTTCAGATGTTGAAGAAATTTACAGGAAGATCAAAGAAAAGATTAAGGAAAGTGTTGGAGAATATAGAGATTTTGATGAAGGGATGAGAGAGATGGATATGTTAAAATTTAAGAATGTAAGGGAAATTTTTAAGTCATATGATGAAAAGGAAATAAGAGAACTTTATTACAGCCTTGAAGACTTTTTCAGAATTTCAGCATCTATCAATGAAATTAAAACATTGATAGAATTTGAAATTGAATTTTTACAAAAATCGCTTAGAAACCCTGAAGATATAGTAATTGAAGCAAAGAATCTTTACTGGGAAGATGGTGATTCTAAATACGGGCTTTCAATTATTGGAGTTTCTTCCACGCCCAAGCATAGAATTGTTGATGAACTTTTTGAAATTCTAAAAAATTATCAAATTACTTTTAGCAGATTTAATAGAGGAAAAAAATCGTTTTTTATATTTGAGATAAAGAAGAATGGAAGAAAATTAGAGGAAGATGAGTTGCGTTTGTTAGCTGAAAAGATTTCTTCATTAAAATAAGAAATAAAAAATAGANNNNNNNNNNAAAATTTTAAATTGGGGGGAATATGAAAGATTTAGAAGTAAAAGTAAAAAAAATTATGGAAAGATGTGGAGCAAATTTAAAAAAGGGTGATACATTCTGGATTAAAGGATATGGTAAGATTGAAATTCCTCCAGGAAAATTCACGTGCATTTATGCTCTAAATGCTCTTATGCCTTTTCTAACAGCAAAGCAGAGGGAAGATGATTTACCCCAGGACGACTGGATCGCTGAAACAAAAGAACTTCTTTGTCCTGATCCAAAGGGGGTGCTGTTCGAAATAAAAGCCCTTTAAGTTGACGGAGGAAGAGGTTTGTGTTAATTTTTTTAATGAAGCGGGAATAGCTCAGTTGGTAGAGCACAACCTTGCCAAGGTTGGGGTCGCGGGTTCAAGTCCCGTTTCCCGCTCTAATTAATATTAGAGCATGATGATAACAGAAGAAATTGATATCGAAGAAAGAAGTAAGAACCCGCGACAGGGTAGTCTGAAGGGAGAATCCCTTCAGGTAGTCGGGGTAACAGTTCCGATGAAATCGGAACGTCATAGGGGCAGAGCCCCTTTGAAGAGCGAGCATGAAGCGAGCAAGGGAGCGTGGTTCAAGTCCCGTTTCCCGCTCCACTTATCATTAAGCTATGTTGATACCAGAAGGAATTGATATTGATAAAGGAAATAAGAACCCGCGACAGGGGATTATAAGGAGAAATATAGGCGGCGTGGCCAAGTGGTAAGGCAGAGGTCTGCAAAACCTCTTATCATCGGTTCGAATCCGGTCGCCGCCTCCAAATTAGATTATTAGTTATAAATCATTAATTATTAGTATAAATTAAAAATTTAAAATCGTTGAGGTAAAAATATAAATTTTTATAGGGGTTTATTTTATATTATTTATTATATTTATTGACAAAGAGGGTATGTTAAATTATTTTTAGAAAGAGGTGAAAAGGACTCGATGCAGGATATTTTGATTGTTACAACGATTGTTTTATCAGTTTTTGTTATTGTGTTGATAATATATCTAATTCCTGTTGTTTTTCAGGTTAAAAAAACTGCGAAGGAAGCAGAGGAAACTTTGAAAGCCCTTTCTGAATTATCAAAAGAGATGAAATTTCTGGTTGTAAAATTTCAGGATAGAGCTGATGATTTGGGCAGTGTTTTTTCAAGTATAGAAAAGGCATTGTCTGGGATAGCGGGAATTTTTAGCCTTTTCTCATTTAATTTATTAAAAAAGACATCAAAATTAGCTCCTTTTGTAACTGCTTTATTATCTGCGTGGGGGCTAATTAAAAAAATAAAAGGAGGAAAAAAATATGGCAGAGAATAAAAATTCATCTTTTCTGGAGATTACCCTATCTTTTCTTTTAGGAACTATGGTTGGTGTTGGCTTGGGGTTGCTATTTGCGCCTGCTTCAGGAGTTGAGACGAGAAAAAAACTTAGAGAAGTGGCGGAAAAAACAGCTGAAAGAGCAAAAGAGGAAATTGAGAAATTAAAAAAGAAAAAAGAGCCTGAAAAAGTGAAATAGATTTAAATGATTAATTCCTATTTGAAGTATTAATGAGAAAAGATGAAAAATGTCCTCGCTATTTTAATGGCTGGCGGGGCGGGTGAAAGACTTTATCCATTAACAAAACATGAAGCAAAACCCGCAGTTCCTTTTGGTGGAGTTTATAGAATAATTGATTTTACTTTGAGTAACTGCATTAACTCTGGAATAAAAAAAATTTTCATCCTTACCCAGTATAAATCTTTGTCTCTTAATCGACACATAAGAGATGGATGGAATGTATTTAGTGCTTCTTTAGGAGAGTTTGTAGAAATTTTGCCTCCTCAAAAAAGAGTCTCTGATACCTGGTATCTTGGAACTGCCGATTCAGTCTATCAGAATATCTATTCCATCCAGATAGAAAACCCGACGTGGATTTTTGTTCTTGCTGGAGACCATGTGTATAAAATGGATTATTCTCTGATGCTAAATTACCATATAAAGAAAAAAGCAGATTTTACTGTAGGAATTTTCGATGTGGAAATTCAGGAAGCCTCAAGATTTGGTGTTTTAGAGGTTGATGAAGAATTAAGAATTATCGGATTCGAAGAAAAGCCTTCTAATCCAAAGCCCACTCCCTTTGATTCTTCAAGGGTTTATGTGTCGATGGGTATTTATGTTTTCAACAGTGAGATCCTTATAAAAGAGCTTGAAGTTGATTCATCCAGAGAAGATAGCTCCCATGATTTTGGAAGGGATGTGATACCCAAAATGATTAAGGAATACAGAGTGCATGGATACAGCTTTAAAGATGAAGACATAAATGAGCCAAAATACTGGAAGGATATAGGAACTCTTGATGCATACTATGAAGCAAACATGGATCTTGTTTCAGTTGTGCCTGTGTTTAACCTTTACGACCCGAATTGGCCTTTAAGAACATACCAGCCTCAATATCCTCCGGCAAAATTTGTATTCGCTGATGAAGGAAAGAGAATGGGTGTAGCCCTTGATTCAATTGTTTCAATGGGATGTATAATAAGCGGAGGGAAAGTTGTAAATTCAGTTCTTTCTCCAAATGTAAGGATAAACAGTTACTCTCTTGTTGAACAAAGTGTTCTCATGAACGATGTAAACGTGGGAAGATATGCAAAAATCAGAAAAGCAATAATAGATAGAGAAACTCCAATTCCTCCAGGCACAATAATTGGATATGACCTGGAGGAAGATTCAAAAAGATTTACAGTTACAGAAAAAGGAGTGGTCGTTGTTCAGAAAGAAGATTTTAATTTTAAAGGAGGGGTTGAATGATTATAGAAGACTTGAAAGCAAGGGAAATTCTTGATTCGAGAGGAAACCCTACATTAGAAGTAGAAGTAAGAGCAGAATTTGATGTGTATGCCATTGCATCAGTTCCCTCTGGAGCTTCTACGGGAACTTACGAGGCTTTAGAGCTTAGAGATAATGACCCTTCAAGATACGGCGGAAAAGGGGTAAAAGTAGCTGTGGATAATGTTAACAATAAAATTGCTCCAGAAATAATCGATGAAGATTTTTCTGGCCTGAGAGAATTAGATAGTTTTTTAATCAGCCTTGATAATACAAAAAATAAAAGTAAGCTTGGAGCAAATGCAATAGTCGGAGTTTCCATGGCAGTTGCAAAAGCATTCTCTCTATTTTACAGGATTCCCCTCTATAATTTTTTAGGAGGTTTTAATGCCCACATTCTCCCGATCCCGATGATGAATATTTTAAATGGAGGAGTCCATGCGGATAATAACCTTGATATTCAGGAATTCATGATTGTTCCATTAGGGTTTAAATCATTCAAAGAGGCTCTCCGTGCAGGAGTGGAAATTTTTCACACGTTGAAAAATACATTGAAAACCAAAAACCTTTCAACTTCAGTGGGAGATGAAGGAGGATTTTCGCCGAGCCTTAAATCCCACGAGGAAGCGCTCGATTTAATTGCAGAAAGCGTAGAAAAAGCAAAATATAAATTGGGAAAAGAGGTGTTTCTTGCAATTGATGCAGCTGCATCAGAGTTTCATGAAAATGGAAAATATGTTTTCAAGAAGGGAGATGGGAGTGCGAGGACTTCTGAAGGGATGGTTGAGTATTATGCTGATCTGGTGGATAAATATCCTTTAATTTCCATAGAGGATGGGTTAGCTGAAGATGACTGGGAGGGATGGAGGGACCTCACTAAAAGGCTTGGGAAAAAAATTATGATTGTGGGAGATGATTTATTTGTTACAAACCCAAATAGATTAAAAGAGGGTATAGAGAAGGAATCCGCAAATGCAATTTTAATTAAATTAAATCAGATTGGCACTGTATCTGAGACAGCTGATGCTGTGGAGATGGCAAAAAATTCAAAATTTTTAACTATAATTTCTCACCGTTCCGGAGAAACGGATGACCCATTTATAGCTGATTTTTCTGTTGGAATGAATTCATATTTTATCAAAACTGGATCTGTATGCAGAGGGGAAAGGATTTCTAAATACAACCGCCTTCTTAAAATCGAAGAAGAACTCGGAAAAATAGCAGTTTATGCAGGACAGATTCTAAAAATTTAAGAATTTATTTTAATGTCAAAATCAAACTCACAAAAAGAGAGGAAAGAAAAATTTCTTACCCAATCAAACATAGAAATAAAAAATATTTATGATTTTAAAGACCTTGAAAATTTTAACCCAGAATTAGAACTTGGAGAGCCAGGGGAATTCCCTTTTACAAGGGGAATTTACAATAACATGTACAGAGGAAAATTATGGACAATGAGGCAGTATGCAGGCTATGGAACAGCAGAGGAATCGAACAAAAGATATAAATATTTAATCTCCCAGGGTCAGACAGGCTTATCGGTGGCGTTCGACTTACCAACTCAGATTGGGTACAATTCTGACCATCCCATGGCAAAAGGGGAGATTGGCAAGGTTGGAGTTTCAATAAACTCATTGGAAGATATGGAAATCCTTTTTGATGGGATACCTCTTGAAAATATCTCTGTGTCAATGACCATAAATGCAACAGCGTTGATGATTATT includes:
- a CDS encoding NHL repeat-containing protein, with the protein product MKKVSVFICFFLMFFYFGFSGKEEWKGKIEYEKGVKVIKNYGKGLWEESKKGKKIFFKEELSIGVLEGDENKIFHQPMDVIADERGNIYVLDSGNNRIQKFDKNGNYLLTIGKKGQGPGEILNSQDIEFDSKGNILVFDKGNNRITKFDSQGKLIDSFNLKFQPSFGVLDSDDNIYVYERYNGKLIHKFNSQGEHLFSFLDEIKIEQKRIEPHLNYLGRIVTTEDDKIFLVLIYPYTIYVHDKEGKLLEKIITEVPYAQPPYITPPTSFQPNVVITNFVISGVDISPQGYIFCRVISFEIPDKLDSFEKVQELMRSLFKEYSYIDLFDQKGRFLTHQKTEGFSWGSYFDKKGYYYGIEETEDYFRAVKYSVQFK
- the murA gene encoding UDP-N-acetylglucosamine 1-carboxyvinyltransferase, whose product is MQKIRIRGGIPLRGIIKISGAKNAILPAIAASILTEEEIILENVPNVKDVYTMLEILNVLGGAWEKLNGKIKIRMKDIKTPRAPYELVKTMRASILVMGPLLSRFKKAEISHPGGCAIGLRPIDLHLEGLKALGASIKQEFGYDIAESKRLIGTEYEFKKVTVTGTENLVMAATLAEGMTLLLNCAKEPEVIDLIKLLNKMGAKIEGAGTERILIEGVKKLNGTRHSVISDRIETGTYMVASAITGGELKLENVNTEIMENIIIPLKNAGAEVGVISNNEIIVKGNKPINPLEMETAPYPGFPTDMQAQFVALLTQADGISKVKETIFSSRFHHVSELVRMGAKIEVDGDKAIIYGKTQLQGAEVMANDLRASASLVLAGLVAKGETIIDRVYHLDRGYEKMEEKLRGVGAEIERIE
- a CDS encoding histidine triad nucleotide-binding protein translates to MEEKQCVFCSVIRKEINAKIVYEDDKVIAFDDVNPQAPVHVLIIPKEHFESINEFPEEKKEILGYMVFISKKIVEIKGISKKGYRLVLNTGREAGQSIFHIHLHVLGGRYMRWPPG
- a CDS encoding metal-dependent hydrolase: MKIYWLGHSAVKIEGSKTVFIDPFLTGNPLASTSIDKIDKADIVIVTHDHEDHLGDSFAICKKTGATLVSVHEISVKASNEGIKSEGMNIGGTVEVDGVKIHMVQATHSAYSTHPVGVVVEMDGKRIYHAGDTGLFSDMKLIGEFYKPDLTLLPIDGRYNMDVVQASKAAEFIKAKNFIPIHYDTFPIVKASPEKFKEMVGRKGNVIILKPGEFFTL
- a CDS encoding NYN domain-containing protein, translating into MAYLIDGNNLMERISESNYEESDSRISLVRFLYKFYKIRKQRIIVVFDGRPTPQLLEFHPEAVDFKILFSKPGSNADGKIKEIIEKMDYLRNLTLVTSDRDLRDFGKRSRAKTISSYEFLKFVKRVLRETRNKEDDRKKEVRLTPLEIEQWMKVFSKKEE
- a CDS encoding DUF2520 domain-containing protein; this translates as MKISIIGCGRLGTSLTKALKKKKYSLVYIYDADKKKAIESKDIIQGINISKDIAGLIEKSDLIFITVPDKKIREVVIEIVRINKNLKDKFFFHTSGIYSSKILKELKGLEAKTGVFHPVQSFPTKDMRADVFKNIFFTYEGDAEGKKIAEKISKDLGGELIEMKKVRREKYHLACSIASNLLLILFKLAVNKIEESGLSKKRATEVLTPLAISTLKNINEVGIEKALTGPLIREDIETLRMHIENLNGSERDIYKKLIEYFIMSFPTDNLSEKYLKELGLLIR
- the murB gene encoding UDP-N-acetylmuramate dehydrogenase, whose translation is MKNLSKLNFTKIEKEIRKEISAELLLDEPLKKHSSFKIGGKCKFFLKIQDEKDIIKLIGISKRYSIPIYIIGKGTNILFDDNGFLGIIVENEIKGTKVNNEEIEIYSGNLLDEFIECAKENSLMGIEFLVGIPGTIGGAIHGNAGAFGRSIGDYLIRAQVINRNGKILHVSKEYFQFQYRKSSLREKGDFVLKTTFRLKRGNKSEIGKNIKEIANYRENKNPAPRYPNAGSFFKNIITPDGKKIPAGELLEKVGAKGIRVGDAEVWNNHANYIINKGRATSKDVLELAKILKEKVKKQFGYILEEEVIYFNG
- a CDS encoding TIGR04076 family protein yields the protein MKDLEVKVKKIMERCGANLKKGDTFWIKGYGKIEIPPGKFTCIYALNALMPFLTAKQREDDLPQDDWIAETKELLCPDPKGVLFEIKAL
- a CDS encoding DUF948 domain-containing protein translates to MQDILIVTTIVLSVFVIVLIIYLIPVVFQVKKTAKEAEETLKALSELSKEMKFLVVKFQDRADDLGSVFSSIEKALSGIAGIFSLFSFNLLKKTSKLAPFVTALLSAWGLIKKIKGGKKYGRE
- a CDS encoding YtxH domain-containing protein produces the protein MAENKNSSFLEITLSFLLGTMVGVGLGLLFAPASGVETRKKLREVAEKTAERAKEEIEKLKKKKEPEKVK